The genome window GTAAACACTTCACACAAGTGAAGTTTAAATCAGTTTCTAGGAGACATCTGTAGCGCTGTCAAATAAGAACCAACCAACTATgtgaacaggaagtgactgtAGCACCTTCCAAAAGTAACAGTTTTAGCggccaaaagataaaataaacatgtcaattgtttttaaatgtatcctAGGTCTGACTAGGGCTgcaataacaattattttcattatcggataatctgttgattattttctcaataaatcaattagttgtttggttcataaaatgtcagaaaataatgaaaaataccaatcattgtttcccaaagcccaagctgacgtcctcaaatgtcttgttttgtctgaccaacaatccacaacccaaagatattcagtttctatcatagagaactaaagaaaacagacaatattcacatttgagaagctggaatcagagaattttgactgtttttctcAAAACGATCAATCatttatgaaaatagttggccATTTACTTAATTGTttgcaactaatcaattaattgactgatcATTGCAGCTCAAGGTCTGACTGTTTCATTACTTTCTGCGTTCCTGGAGTAATATGTTTATTAGTAGCCTCATGATGCAGCTTACAGTGAGAGGAAAATACCtgattatgctaagctaactgtcgttatttggtcatttagtcatttattcTAATGTTATCGGCATTCATTTTTTGAggtgtattttgtattttttttctgtaaaatgtaaagtgtcaggtcagatatacagtatgttgcccATATTCCATATTTACTCACCTAGCTAACACAACAGTTCCACCTGGCTGTTAGTAGGTATAAATATCTCTACGtaagaactagtttgtgtggtgcaCCAGTTTCAGTTAAGTAAATCTGCATTTAGTAAACATTTAAGTTATAACTAGGGTAAGTTTGAACTCACTTTTGAACTCAATTGCCCATTGAATAGTTAATTCTGAAACACAAattgcacacacactgtcaacttTTTCTATTGGCAGTTATATGAATCCAGTGAATTATTCATGATTATTTAGGTTCAAAGGTTTAAAATCTTTATAGATGCATATCATGGATTGCACATGAATTATAAATGAATATGAGGAGTACATATCTATGACTTCTAAATCTGTCTTCATTATAAAATGATGTATCCCTGACCTCACATTTCAACCCCCAAAACCAACCCTGTATAAatcttaaaatgtaattaaaaatgtgacgcctaatgtttaaatgtaataacttcattatgaaaaaaatacagccaAATGTATTCTGCTAATTCATCTTTAGAGAGTTCAGAGTCactcaggaggaggagaaacaccTGCTCGCTGCAGTTGTTCAGGCTGTTCGGGTCCTCCAGAGTCACCGCTGCATCCTCCGTCCGTCCCGCTATCTTCCTCTAAAGATGTCTGAACTCACCAACATGCTGCAGCTGGACATGGGAGGGGAATGTAAAACTTTGGCATGTTTATTGTAGATCTTGTCAGCGCTGTTACCAACAACAGATGTCTTTTATACACTAACACCATTATCTTCCAACATGCTTGAATGTTGACATGAATATCGAGGGGTTTTCCTTTAAATCtgcaaacacaaataataattaattttatcTAAAGTGTACTTAAGATAGTGTCAGAACAAGAAACCTGTAGAAATATAGTAAAAGAGTGCAATGGGTTGATTTAGTCTTGCTCCCCACTCAGTTTAAGTCCCTTGCTGGCAAAgagtttcacttcatttcagtTTGGAGTTCATTAACTCCCCTTGGTCCAAGGTCTAACCTGCCATTATCACTCCATGAAAAGCAtgtcaggaaaaacaaacaactataATGATTATTCCTGTGAAACCTCAATCCAAAAGTGCGGCACAAATTCCTGCAGATTAATCATACTTTGTGATCAAATGGGTGCCATGTGTTATTACGCAGTTTGATTTTCTCTCCAGTTTTGCATTCATTAACCAGCAATCGTCTGTTCATTCCAGGTCTTCCAGATCACTGCTGTGGCAAGAAGCGGAAATATCTGTTTGTATTAGAGGTAAAGTGGTTCCACTTTCTTTGCtgttataaacattttaaagcctATTTTTGGGGCTTATTTTGGAGTTTATGAAAAAATATCAGGAAATTACATAAAGGAACTATGTAAATACAGCATGCTGCAGAAATGCTTTCCAAAATGTTCTTTATGTCTTGTAACCTGAGTAAGTTTTATAGGAAATTCTGGAGAAATTCTTCATAAATTAGATTTCATTACATTCAAATGTTTGAGGGTGGTTTGTCTTTGATGTAAGGGAGTCATGTACGTATCTGTTATTTCTGTAGTTGgctttgaaaatatgaaattgcTCAAAATACAAACTGTTGAAGTCATCTTCTCCCTCACAGCTGTAGTAAATACAGTAACTCACATTGAAACATGTGCTCCAGTTGGCCAAATAAAACCCAGAGGGAAaggattatttttttcactcacaaaaacacaagagttaACCAGGACCATATATCAGCCACATCACTCCATGTGACCTGCCTCTGACCGACTCAAAACTCAGATAACTCAAGTCGACTTCTGTGTTACCTCCAAACGGCTGCAGTCGTGGTTTACGTGTTAACTCCGAGAGGTGGTGTTGCCTCATTGAAACTGTGCAGGAAGTTGTGTAAGTTGTGTCCCCCGGGGATAACAAGCACTAAGTCTTCATGTGTGTATAACTCAGGAGGAGGCTTTTCCTGCTTAATATAACTGATACTCAGGGGATGACATATGGTGATAACATATTAAAATTTGAGATAACTGAAATGAGAGTGCAGATTTTTAGAACATAGAACAGATTTTTACACCGTCATTACTGTTCATAAAGAAACACTAGACGtccagtatatactgtatgtcatattGAACCCCCAAATCAGAGCTGAGATCTGCAGGGTGTGTATATGCTTCATACAAATAATGGTCTTGAATTACCTCCACATGAAACGTTTATTTCCAAAAcaatactatatatactatatatcgCCGCTGTCACATAAAAAACGTCTGACTCCACTTTTGGTGAGtttcaaattccctcttttttttgttttttttaacaattcctgctcacatactcacacaatgttatatattataaactGTGATTTTCAGAGCATTGAAGGAGTTGTCATGAAgtgtttttgttagcttttCAGATTTAACCTTCAACCTTCTTCCTCCGCTTCCCCTCCAGTTAGAGATATCCCAGAGGGCAACAGACAGCAACagctttttcacagcagacattttgacttttcccagcaggaaaatcacaggtgtagCTACAtacattaatgatggctttgTGCCATTTAGGTATCCGGGAAAGCAATGTCAAGGACTCAGTCTGACACACCTGAATGAAATACAGCAATAGTTAATTATATCATATTGCTTTACTGGCTATGACCTGCCAAAACATCTACTAGGAAAAAGCCCTAGGGAGAGATTTTCCTTGATTAAAATCAGGAGTTGTGACGCTGAGTCAAAATGCAAGATGTACTGTGGCTTTGTTATATTCTGCTCTACTAATTTGATCATTTGTAGGGAAATTTGTATGTTCAAcaacacatctgtctgtctgtatgatgTTTAAAACTATattatgtaactattctgcattaaaatgtctaaaaacgactagatctatgttatatattttgttgatttgtgtacttacatcatcccaaatgtttccagcaattttcaaacccagagaaatctgttattttaatcaaggtaatggtcCATTTAATTTGGTTGCCTGTCAATGGTATCATtccccctctaccaaagagtaaacacgcataAGATTGCATGCATTGATGTTGTGGTTGTCCgccacaatggcgtctaccaaagagtatctGTATACAAGATAATACGTTGGCATTGTGGTTGTTtgccagaataaaaaaaatgacttttgttcagttttaagccacacttttacaataaactttttagatcttggtcatttttaactatatcttttaaccgaATGAAGGATCGTCATCAGACGTCTGTATCTTAATCAAGatagagaaacaagctgagcaaacgttagcggCAGCTCGGCTCACACAGAGCCCCTCCCAGATGTCCTCTGTTGGTCGAAcagcgtcagagaaacactgatttttttttacgtgaaactgctttatttaatgtttttactatttttaatcCCTGTGTACATTTGTTTAGCTATGttgacagtttgttttgctcaggttttgagatatctgtcacCGACATTGCTACCTTCACCCCAATACAATGACAGTTAAAtggaatttaatttgtggtgcTCGCAGCATtgaagaaattacatttaaatcagCAGCAACATTTCTTTTCAGAATCAGAGTCAgtgttactctggataatccaggCTCTTAAACACAGAATCCTTCATACTGAACTGACTACACTGAATCATCATTGTACTCTGAATCACTGACCGGATCTAGCTATCTAAGCTATTAACTGTGTAAACAGTTCTTGCATAGTTTGAATTTAAGACAGTCAGAGTCAGAGCCACAGTGTTATGAATGGTGAGACATTGGCTTACTGATCTGTGTACTAAAGTACAGATGAGCAGTGATGTGATCACTTAGTTTAGGAAAAGGTGAACATCATGCCAGTGTCTACAATTTTTTGAACAGAACTgaacaaaacagttaaaatcaGCAAAGAGCTTCATAATCTAATCCAAGTgtggttccagacctctgaatcaaCACCATCATCTTCTTGACAATCGTGTCCCTCGTGGGAAAACCCACCGAGCCTATCAGAACCTTGTAAGCGGGATTAAGAATGGGGATGTCATTCCTGTGCCAAAGGCAGAAAAATGGCAACAGAATGGCCACAATAATGATGGCAAGTGTAGATGAGATTTATGCAGCTGTACAGGTTTTTATAAGTGGATTTATCAAGTCTCCAGGAACAGCACCGGGTTTTGAAATCAATTTGATATAGTGGtcaaaccatgtaattacaacttctggGTTCACATcaggcccaaaaagcatttttcccgcacacaatcatgggaaaaggagcatggatacatttttttgggAATCACAACCCGCaggaaatgactcatttcacttaGATCACTCACAttagaatttgatccattcaatCCGATAACTTAAGctggaagtggcttttttgggttcatgtgccactgagcaactttcataggaacaGAGTGTTGCCTTCAACGCCAAATTCACCTCACTGTCGACACTTTTCATAGGAACCAATAATCTAAGAATCAGTCCctatgaaaacatttcacaatgtGTTCTGCGCTTTATGCAGAATAACTGGATTACTGTttctggaaataaaaaaagttgctgttgaattttCTCCGTGCACTTTTTCAAAAGTCTGCAAACAACATTCTATACGGGATGCTGAAATCTCAGAATCACACATCTCAAAACCTGCCTTAATCTTATCTGCATTGCTGGATAccagtgagaaaatatgtttcttcATGATTTGGGTAACCCTTTAAGAATGTAATGCTTAGAGGTTGAGAGAGTCCATCACCACTGGACCTCATGAAGCGCTTGTAAAAACCTATGACTAAACTTAGAAGTGCATAATGGTCAAACTAAAAACCAGACTGTTTATGTTCACCTTTGAGAAGTTTACTTATTTGAGACACAAAGTTGATGCATTTTataaaaacaccataaaactataaaaacaaccaaaaaaaaacccccaaaaacagtaaaattggAGAAGTATCTATCTAGCTAGCTTTTCACATGGCAGACTTGTCATGTTCTTACAAAGTTAATATGTACCTTATTCAAAATGTGGCAACAGTGgcaacagagagaaggagaagagtgAGTGTCTGGCTCAAAATTTGGTGATTTTTCCTGCCAGTCAAGCGAGATCAAACCATCTGGTCACATGTCCTCTTGTATAAGCTCATCACTGCTGTTCAGTACAGAGGCTGCTGAGCTGCTGTATAATAGATGACTCCAGAGAATGAACCTCACAGAACGAGCCAGCGTCATTAAGGAATGTTTATATATCAGCATTACAATGGTGCTGTATATTTAATCTgctatatgttttatttattgtaatctGATCGTCAGCAtctccctctctgctgctgcaatCCCTCCTCAAGGTCTCACCTTCCTATAGCAATGTATTTCATTATTAACAGCATCATGCATCATTagagttttattattttatttattgtatttatttatttaaatacagtctGAGTACAGAATATTCGACACCCCAAAATCTTGGGAGAAATGATGAACATCCATACCTCTGAATTTATGTTTATTCAGCAGTCAATATAGAATgtcaaaatgataaaacattttttggcacAGTTGCTTAATGATAATAAGCTGTCCCGTTTCTGTGTGGTAAtctaaataaatatgcaaaaaacataatttacttcccaaataaatacaatataaactACAATAAAGATGCACCGCATCCGTGCCCCACACTGCACCTCCtcaggaaaaaataaacaaacaaaaacataatttattgtACTTCAGGCAAACAGTTGCAATGGGTTCAAACCAAATATAGATTATGGAAGGTGAAAAAGATGcttcatgtttcatttaaaatagCTTATTTTTTCCTAAAAGTCTAACAGGCAAAACAACAAGGAGGCATTTGATGGGCCAATAAAAGGCTGTACTCTGGGTTTGGGATCATAGTAAGTTGCAGGGTTTTATGGATGGGTGCAAACACAATTCCAGATCCCAACTCTTCCACACTTCAGCCTCAGATTACCTAAAATATCTGAGTGTAAACTATTAAAAAAGTTTTATCACCTGGAACATGAGACATGTTTATGGGTCTAAGTTTGTGAATTCATCCCGTGTGTTGAATTGACTTGGTGTGTTTTGGCAATTCTTTGAGGAAAATAATTCCAGAGGATTATGGGTAATTACAATAATGGGTTGTATGggaaataaagtataaaaacagagttaaaatgacaatttcTTTGAGTGTGATGACTTATTCTATGGAGAGCAGATGGGATCAAATTTCATATTGTTCTACTGCGTTACTCacgtgtttttatgtgttttgaaGCAGGGCCTCATTGTTAATCATCTACACAACATCAAGATACAAATCACAATAATTAAAGGTGGGTATCAATCCTGAAGCTATAGAAAAGGATTTTCTTTCATCGTCTTATCAATAACACTTGTTTTTCTTACCTGTGTAATAACACTGCAATCAGTAACAGTAATGCATACACGCAGGGAAACAGGTCACAAAGTCATGGCCTGTGATAACAAAGATTCAACACACCTTTAAGTCAATACTTATAACCTCCGGAGACAGCTGATCACAAGATCAGATTATAATTAGGTCAACTGTCCAAACTGTCCTGCACAGAATGTAAAGTAAACACTGGtgcattatatattttatatgttgttttatttatggcTTTGAATTGGTTTTTTGAGCACATTTTTGCCCAAGAGGTGATTTACTGTCACCAtcataataatgtaaactaCAAGACTTGGACTTATGGAAGTTAACGTCCATGGCTATGAAGTGTAGTAACAGCAATAATCTATTCCACCGTGGCTCGTCATCGTCATGAGCATGTACTACTACTCAAATGTAATATCACAAACATAATGTTGCTACATTGTTGTTACACCACAGTTTACAGTGTTACTACACAGAtagaaaacataataaaaacgTTTTGGTATTAACAGTCATTTTCTCTatctcaaacaaacacagcatttGCTGTCCATGTGATTTGATCCCAACATGTGGTGACAGACGCCAAGAATTCAAAGTCTGTCTGTCAAAAAAGGCCGCCGTGGAGCAGCCATAAACATATTCCTAGTCTTCCtccttgagtttttttttttccacatagtTTGTCTTTTAACAGCATCTATGTTAAACTCTTCCAACGGAGGATTTGAGCAGCATAAAGAACTGATAAGTCCATTTCTCTGGGTCATACACACCCACAATTCTTCGCCGAAATATTCTGTATTGTGTGATAACGGCTCCTGTTGTCCAGGAAAGAAAAGTCCTTCTCGAATGCAATCGGCCGGCAGCAGGGGCCGTTGCTAACCTTGTCCTTGCGGCCCTTCTTCCTGAAGCCCGTCCGCATCATGTGCTCCATGGTGATGTCGTAGTTGCGCCGGTGAGCCGTGCATTTGCCACTGCAATAGCGCAGCAGCACCGTCTCATCGCTTTCATAGCCGAGACCCAGTTCGCTCACGGTCAGCTCCAGCTCCCTCACAGAGCAGGGCTTAGGCCTCCGGGCTCTTTTAGTCCTTCGGGCCTGGCTCTTGCCCAGGCGCCGGCTCTTCTGCCTCTTCCTGTCGAGCAAGGTCCCCACCACATGCTGTAACTCGCCTTCTGTGAAGCTCTGGAACATCATGGAGACTAGTGGAGAGGATACTCATCAACATTAAGATGATAAAGATGTTATCTGATTTCTGTGTAACTTTGTGAATCACATTCGTGATAATAAGGTATGTAAACAGGGCAGATGGTTCAGACAGATAGGATACTGTAGTCTAGCAAGATAATGAAAGTCAggtgccaacagaagcaaataaatttattttatctgatgTCATGACAGCTGCAAACTTTTCTTATCACCAtcattatcagtgtttgtgttccGTGAAGCCAATTTTGTTGACAAACGTGAAACCACAAGAAACTCATCCTGTCCTGAAGGTTCTAACCTCCCACCTATGGAGAACCAGTGAACTATGAGGTGTTAATTTACTACAGGTCATTGCAAGAGACATTAAAACCTGTAAACAACTAAACGTTCTGTCTGAACCCCTGCGATCCTTTCAACACCTTATCTCAGACCAGACAAAGAAggcagaaaataacattttatcttACACTCTGAGAGGAGAGAGTTCACGTTGTCTGTTGAGCGGGTGCTCCGATGAAGACCACCCATCGACCTCGATTCCGCTGAGGAGGAGggtgacgatgatgatgatgatgatgatgagggcGATGGCAGTGAGGTTTTGGAAGGTGATTCCGATGATGAAGACTGTCttgatgaggatgaagatgtgTATTTTGTCTTTGGTTTGAACTGTCCGATAGTGGCCATGTTTCTAACGAGGAGGATGGACAGGGCTGCGCCACAGAGCATGAAGGCAAAAGTAGCACCTTTCCATAACTTCATCTTAGAACGTGGAGGAGCATTGAAACTCTGTCGAGAGAGGCAAAATGCACAGACGTCAGACATGTTCAAACAGTCACACCAGTCACATCATGTAAAACCATCTTCTCAACACATTAAAGCACTGAGAACAATGCCCTAATTGTCATCATTCTGTGTCATCACATTTATGCGACCTTCCACAAATCCACTTCTCTCAACCCCGGTTTCCCTGACAGGGCTTTTATTTTACCGTCAGTTTACTTTGATTCTGCATTAACACTGCTGTCAGCTCATTTTCACTCTGAGGGGGTTCATGATCCGTAAGTTCGACATCACTCGCTGACACCTGagaatgcagtgtgtgtttaaagtcacatcactgctgcctgaggaggaaaaaaacataactgCAATGTCTTATTTGAACTGAAGGCAGGCTGGATGAGTTTTGTAACCCTTTACCCCCTTTGAAACCTCTTAAAAGTTtctgaattattttaaaaaatacctgatgtgaatgacaatataagcttcctttcttcctttggGGGAGATAAACACTTTTTTGGAGTAGTAAATGTTCCCACACCACGCCTTTTAGAGAGGGAAATCTATTCCTTCCTTGACAGGGATTTCTTAACCGCACCTATTTTCATTGCTATGAATGATAAGGCCTCAgtgaacatgtgtgtttgtacatccCTTTAACTTACACAGCCCCTTCCTTTTCAAATGGCACCACACCACAGCAGCTACCAAATTCCATTTGAAGGAATTTAACCttatgttttttcattattgtcatGCCACAggtatttgagaagttttacAAGCTTGc of Thunnus thynnus chromosome 12, fThuThy2.1, whole genome shotgun sequence contains these proteins:
- the LOC137194451 gene encoding neurturin: MKLWKGATFAFMLCGAALSILLVRNMATIGQFKPKTKYTSSSSSRQSSSSESPSKTSLPSPSSSSSSSSSPSSSAESRSMGGLHRSTRSTDNVNSLLSEFSMMFQSFTEGELQHVVGTLLDRKRQKSRRLGKSQARRTKRARRPKPCSVRELELTVSELGLGYESDETVLLRYCSGKCTAHRRNYDITMEHMMRTGFRKKGRKDKVSNGPCCRPIAFEKDFSFLDNRSRYHTIQNISAKNCGCV